caaagtgattatcaatatttatttaaagaattacaatatgataattttattgatttaattaataaaaaaatgttaattctaaataatttaaataataatggaaTTAATATTAGTTCATTGaaagataaattgaatttgaaaattttacaactttatttaatttcaaattatgaTTTCCgaaatgataatattttaaatcatttaataaatgaaatccatcaacaacaacaacaacaagaaaataaatatattaatgaaattgaaatattgaGAGAAGTACAATCACAACCATTTGTATCAtatgaattatttaaaacCATAATAGATCatgattttaataatagttattatcaaatcattaatcaattaatgaaatttgataaattatatcgtaatataattgaaaataatattattaaattaacTAATTATTTCACTAACATAGAAATTAAAAccattcatcaattatttgaGTTGTCGCCTCCACCAACATcaaaaacaacatcaacaacaaataacTTGCCTACTATTGATATAGAATCGATGATTTTTGATAtgataattaaaaataaatttagaAATGTCACTActattgatcaattgaatcaaacaGTAAGCTTTaacaatgatgataataagaataataacGAAGATGGTATAAAATATATTGGTGGATTAGTTAATCAAGCATATATGAAGATTTAATACATCAATATTTGTCAATGAATGGGTACATGATGCATTACCTAAGTTTTGACATCTAGAGTGTTATAAAAGAATAGTACAGTTTTCTATGTTGAACTAATTTGTATAGTTTATACTaatcaaaagaagaagagaatACAAGATTGGTTTCAGAGAGATTTAGTGGATAATAGTACGTACTAGGATTCCCTTTTCatacttttgattttttgacACATTCTGATACGTTgtatttttgttattgtttgtataaataaagaagaagaaaggaACAGGTGACGTCAACCCCAAACCCCTAAATAGGAGGCAATTCTGATTTTCATAATACGAGTCAAATCAAGATAAAAGATctaaaatgaaattgaaagaatcTATAGAACTATTTAgtttaaaagaattaaatccCTCATGAAGAAATAGAAGTTTTGGCatctgttttttttttgtttatatcaacaaatttttaatgattATGTTCTGATTGATTAATACGCGCAATAAAAAActgaataataaaattataacGAGAGATAAGATTTCTTCTCTAACTGACAAAACTGCCCGATAAGCTTATAGTTAAGGTTTTATTGACAGATTGAAATcttaaatgaaaaataatggAGGAGAAAGAAGGAAGATGAGGAGGAATTCTTGTTGAGCGGGATTTCCATTCCTTCTTATTACTCTTTAACTACCCCAAGAATccatacatacatatatCCATCCATGATGGTTATAAATCATATGGAATAAATTCCCTCAttatgatttgattaatttgagtttttagtttttccttttttttttcttcgaGTAATTATTTATTCTAGCCGCTAAAAGCNNNNNNNNNNNNNNTCTTCTCTGTTTTGTCTTTGCCCCACTTCAATAACCATAAAATAATAccaaatttatataaattctCCCAATTAAATCTATCttgatcaaaaaaaatttccttcctctcttttcttctttctttcacAAACATCTTCTCTTATCAAAATTCTTATCCTTTATCTTTGGTGATTAGCCATCATGtctgatgaaaatgaaataactCCATTACTCCCATTTACATCTCATCGATCTCGAAGATCAAGTAAATGTTCCGAAATcgatgaaaatgaaattgtatCATACGTTCAACAACGAAGACAATCAATAGCTTCAGTTGGTCATGATaaaattccaaaatcaTTTGCTTTACCAGTTACAACTGCTGCAACTGGTGTGACCTctggtggtgttggtgttgtCACTGGTGGTGGTACCAGTGGTGTCGCGTCGCCACGTTTAGCTCGATCAATTTCTCGAAGTTCATTAATTTCAGGAAAATCTTATTctattaatgatattattgaaattcatcaacaagaaattgatcCTGAACCGAAAACAACGATTctcaatgaaattaaagtcattatcaaatattcaTTACCTTTAATTGTCACTTTTCTATTACAATATTCATTAACAGTAGCATCAGTATTTTCTGTTGGGAGATTAGGTTCAACCGAATTAGCTGCAGTTAGTTTGAGTTCCATGACAGCTAATATTAGTGGATATGCTATAATTCAAGGTGTTTCTACTTGTTTGGATACTTTATGTGCTCAAGCTTTTGGAAGAAA
This genomic stretch from Candida albicans SC5314 chromosome 1, complete sequence harbors:
- a CDS encoding uncharacterized protein (Ortholog of C. dubliniensis CD36 : Cd36_00770, Candida tenuis NRRL Y-1498 : CANTEDRAFT_112621, Debaryomyces hansenii CBS767 : DEHA2D09812g and Pichia stipitis Pignal : PICST_61958) — protein: MSTHNIILDIINDSSSSKIDQLNQLQNVITQLSKTELLELNVSSINIESFKLIVNLLKIESIMTNYPKEPLIKTLIEQDSAINATGITFLSPSTTTTDEEQYINTFIKAKLNDLQSDYQYLFKELQYDNFIDLINKKMLILNNLNNNGINISSLKDKLNLKILQLYLISNYDFRNDNILNHLINEIHQQQQQQENKYINEIEILREVQSQPFVSYELFKTIIDHDFNNSYYQIINQLMKFDKLYRNIIENNIIKLTNYFTNIEIKTIHQLFELSPPPTSKTTSTTNNLPTIDIESMIFDMIIKNKFRNVTTIDQLNQTVSFNNDDNKNNNEDGIKYIGGLVNQAYMKI